CGCCCATCGACTGCGCCGCGTCCTCCACGAGCGCGACACCGCGCGCCGCGGCGAGACCCTCGAACCGCGCCCAGTCGGCGCACAGCCCGTAGAGATCGACCGGGAGCAGCGCCCGCGTGCGCGGCGTCACCGCCGCTTCGGCGAGAGCCGGATCGAGGTTGTACGTCTCCGGATCGATGTCGGCGAAGACGGGGCGCGCCCCCGTGCGCGCCACCGCCCCCCCGGTCGCCATGAAGGTGAAGGGCGTCGTCACGACTTCGGCGCCCGGGCCGGCGCCGAGCGCCACGAGCGCCAGTAGGATGGCGTCGGTCCCCGAGGCGACGGCGATCGCGTGCGGCACGCCGCAGCGCTCGGCGAGCGCGCGCTCGAGCGCCGCGGTCTCGGGCCCGAGGATGTACTGCCCGGAGTCGAGCACGCGGGAGAGCGCCGCGTCGATCTCTCCGCGGAGCGGGCCGTGCTGCCGTGTCAGGTCCAGGAACGGGACGCTCATGCGCTCTCCTCGGCCGTGAGCCGCGTCGCGACCAGCAGACCGGTCATCGTCACGAGCAGCACGGCGCAGGCGTTGATCTGCAGCGGAAAATCGACGAGGGAATGGATCGCCACCATCAGCACCCCGACGCCGACGCCTCGCGATGCGTACGACTCGCCCGCCCGGGCCCCGGTGATCGACGGCACGAGATACCTCCTCGCGAAGACGAGGGCTCCCGCGAGGAAGACGAGGACGCCCACGATCCCGGTCTCGGAGGCGAGCTGCAGGTAGTCGTTGTGCGCCTCATGCCACGCGTACGACGTCCCGGCAGGGTAGACGGAGCCCCACGCCTCCGAGAAGGTCCCGAGGCCGGTCCCGAGGATCGGGTAGGCCGCGGCGATCTGGAGCGTCGCCCGCCAGCCGACGAACCGGGAGACGAACGAGGGCTCCGACTCGACCTCGCGAAAGGCCTGGAGCCTCTCGGCGAGCGGGCCCACGCCGAGCCAGATCGAGACGGCCACCGCGGCGCCGACGAGGGCCAGGGCCACGAGCGCCTCGGTCCTCCCGACTCTCCCGCGCACCGCCATCGCCGCCCCCGACAGCGCGAGGGCGCAGGCCAGGGCGAGGATCGCTCCGCGCGACGCGGAGAGGACCAGCGCCCCGGCCATGACCGCGACGACGAAGGAGACGAGGAGGAGCCGCGCGAAGGGCTCCGGCCCGTGCGCCGCCAGCGAGAAGAGCCCGCGGCCGCCCGCGGGACCCGCGAGGCGACGGGTCTGGTCGAGCAGCATCCCGGCCGCGATGGGGATGATCATCCCGACGAAGGCGCCGAAGTGGTTGCGATTGATGAAGGGGCCGAACGGAGCCGCCGCGGAGTCGACGTCGATCGACCAGTACAGTTTCCCGTTCCAGGAAAACCTCTGGAGAATTCCGAAGACGGAGATGGCGAATCCCAGGACGACGAGCCAGCGCGTGAGAAGAGCCACCCGGCGCCTCACGACGAGGAAGTTGACGGCGACGACGAACAGGCCGAGCAGCGAGACGAAGATCGCCAGCCGCTGGGCGGTGGCGAACGGGTAGATGCTCAGCGGGCGGAACGTGGACGCCGCCGCGCCGAGCCCCTCGGAACGGGGGCCGGGAGCGTCGAGGAGACGGCGCACCACCGCGTCCCCCTCGGCGCCCGCGAGAAACGATCCCGTGCCGGCGAAGTCGACGTGCCCGGCGTCCCATCCGGGCAGGGACGCGGCGAAGACGGCGCCGGCCGCGGGGGACACGCGCCGGACGACGGCCGAGGGGAGCGGCACGAGCTGCGCCGCGACGACCAGGGCGAAAAGGAGCGCGGGAAGCTCGACCCCGCTCGAGACGAGGCGGTGCCCGAAGAGGCCGAACCTCGAGAACCGGGGGGGACCTGCGTCCCTCGGGGGCGGGACCCACGCGCACCGCACCACCCAGACCAGCACGAGGACGAGGCAGGCCCACTCGAGCGCGCCGGCGACCGGGGGCTGGACCGCCCCGAG
This sequence is a window from Acidobacteriota bacterium. Protein-coding genes within it:
- a CDS encoding O-antigen ligase family protein, coding for MGGREAAFDAGILGLMILIVTGAPLALGAVQPPVAGALEWACLVLVLVWVVRCAWVPPPRDAGPPRFSRFGLFGHRLVSSGVELPALLFALVVAAQLVPLPSAVVRRVSPAAGAVFAASLPGWDAGHVDFAGTGSFLAGAEGDAVVRRLLDAPGPRSEGLGAAASTFRPLSIYPFATAQRLAIFVSLLGLFVVAVNFLVVRRRVALLTRWLVVLGFAISVFGILQRFSWNGKLYWSIDVDSAAAPFGPFINRNHFGAFVGMIIPIAAGMLLDQTRRLAGPAGGRGLFSLAAHGPEPFARLLLVSFVVAVMAGALVLSASRGAILALACALALSGAAMAVRGRVGRTEALVALALVGAAVAVSIWLGVGPLAERLQAFREVESEPSFVSRFVGWRATLQIAAAYPILGTGLGTFSEAWGSVYPAGTSYAWHEAHNDYLQLASETGIVGVLVFLAGALVFARRYLVPSITGARAGESYASRGVGVGVLMVAIHSLVDFPLQINACAVLLVTMTGLLVATRLTAEESA